GGGCGTCGAAGAAGGGTGCCAGACTTTCGATTACGTCCTGTTTACCCTGTACAAAGAAGGAAAGATCAGCCTGGAGCAGGCTTTGATCAACGCCGACAGCGCCAATAACCTCCGCCTCAAGATCAAGCTGGAGGGGGTGCGGAGCGGAGATGAGCAGCTCTCGAAACTGTTGGAGGGAGACAACAAAGACAAAACCCGAGACCGCAAGGCCACCTTCCAGATTGTCGGAAACGAACCTACCCTCCGGAGGAAATAGCGCCGGGCCGCCGCGCCAGGCGCTCAGGGCATGGCGGCGGACGGCTCCGTCAACTGTTCCAGATAGGCAGCCATCTGATCGAGCGCTTCCGCGCTCAGCTTCTGCCCGTACCAACGCGGCATGGCATGGGTCGGATAACCCGGCACAATATACACGCCGGGATTCACAATCGACTCCACGATATATTCCCGCACCGTTTGCGCCTTTCCCTTATATTTGGGATCAGCCAGCCGCTGCGGCCCCGTCGTTCCGAGCCTGAGCGCAGGACCTTCGCGCCCCTGCGCCCCTTCAATCCCCGGGATGGTGTGACAGACCGGACAACCGGCCTTGAGGAACATGACCTGGAGCGGCTCCTGGCCGCTGACGAGCGGCACCATCTCCGGCGTCAACTGCGGTCCGGTGATGCCTCCTCCATCCTTCGGGTGTTCCGACACCGTCGGAGTCCGGCTGATCGTGTAGAGGGCAAACAGCAGGACGGCGCCGACAAGCCAGGCCGTGATGCTGCGCTCGCGCCGCCGAGCTGCGGCTTTCTTGCTATCGGATGTGGCGTCCCTGTCGGATGACGATGTCGGTGGTGAATCTGACACAACCCCTCCCGCCTCGACTCTCCCATCGCAGACGTTGCCTCAAGGCCTCGGCTTGAATCGGATCGCCCGATCGCAGCCGGTCAACCGTTCAGCCCTGCATGGCCTGCGAGCTTCATGGATGGACAGCCCAGAGTCAACGTCGAGGAAGGGCCCGGCCGGCTCCCGCTCATTGGGGAACCGTCGTCGCCGCACAGCGGAACCCGATGGTGCGATCCCTGAATTCCGGCTCCGCCGACACTCGGGCAGTGACGCGCAACGCCACCGGCAGATCGGCCCAGGACCCGCCCCGAATCACTCGCTTTTCTCC
The DNA window shown above is from Nitrospira tepida and carries:
- a CDS encoding c-type cytochrome encodes the protein MSDSPPTSSSDRDATSDSKKAAARRRERSITAWLVGAVLLFALYTISRTPTVSEHPKDGGGITGPQLTPEMVPLVSGQEPLQVMFLKAGCPVCHTIPGIEGAQGREGPALRLGTTGPQRLADPKYKGKAQTVREYIVESIVNPGVYIVPGYPTHAMPRWYGQKLSAEALDQMAAYLEQLTEPSAAMP